The following proteins are encoded in a genomic region of Corynebacterium atypicum:
- a CDS encoding MBL fold metallo-hydrolase, translated as MAESENFSKSSAGAPELRLAHVSVSEMDNNCYLLCAGDEGLLIDASADAPKLLQLAEDNGVRITQVLTTHRHFDHTRALSEVLAATGAKHLAPYLDSPALPAPVDQELNHGDVIEFAGHELPVIILRGHTPGGSAVAAEIDGRTCLFVGDSLFPGGLGKTSAEADFMRLYNDVTSRIFDVYPDETLVYPGHGAATTLGAERPHLETWYRRRW; from the coding sequence ATGGCCGAATCCGAAAACTTTTCGAAGTCCTCCGCCGGCGCACCGGAATTGCGGCTGGCACACGTCTCCGTCTCTGAGATGGACAACAACTGCTACTTGCTATGCGCGGGCGACGAGGGCCTGCTTATCGACGCCTCGGCGGACGCGCCGAAGCTGCTTCAGCTCGCCGAGGATAACGGCGTGCGCATCACCCAGGTGCTGACCACCCACCGCCACTTCGACCACACCCGCGCGCTCTCCGAGGTCTTGGCGGCGACTGGTGCGAAGCACCTGGCCCCCTACCTGGACTCCCCCGCCCTGCCCGCACCGGTCGACCAGGAGCTCAACCACGGCGACGTCATCGAGTTCGCCGGCCACGAGCTGCCCGTGATCATCCTGCGCGGCCACACCCCGGGTGGCTCCGCCGTAGCTGCCGAGATCGACGGGCGCACGTGCCTATTCGTGGGCGACTCACTCTTCCCCGGTGGGTTGGGCAAGACGTCCGCCGAGGCCGACTTCATGCGGTTGTACAACGACGTGACCTCGAGGATCTTCGACGTCTACCCAGATGAGACCCTGGTGTACCCCGGCCACGGGGCGGCCACGACTTTGGGCGCGGAACGCCCGCATCTTGAGACCTGGTACCGCCGCCGCTGGTAG
- the infC gene encoding translation initiation factor IF-3 produces the protein MNERIRVPEVRLVGPSGEQVGVVRTDDARKLAYDADLDLVEVAPKAKPPVCKIMDYGKYRYEQDQKAREARRNQQRTVVKEQKFRPKIDEHDYETKKGNVVRFLEKGSKVKVTIMFRGREQSRPELGYRLLERLADEVSEYGVVESRPRQDGRNMTMVFGPVRNKKKK, from the coding sequence ATCAATGAGCGAATCCGAGTTCCCGAAGTTCGCCTGGTTGGACCCAGCGGCGAGCAGGTCGGGGTGGTCCGTACGGACGACGCCCGCAAGCTTGCCTACGACGCCGACCTGGACCTAGTCGAAGTTGCCCCGAAGGCCAAGCCGCCGGTCTGCAAGATTATGGACTACGGAAAGTACCGGTACGAGCAGGACCAGAAGGCCCGTGAAGCTCGCCGAAACCAGCAGCGGACTGTGGTCAAAGAGCAGAAGTTTCGCCCCAAGATCGATGAACACGATTATGAGACGAAAAAAGGCAACGTGGTGCGCTTCCTAGAGAAGGGCTCCAAAGTAAAGGTCACGATCATGTTCCGCGGGCGCGAGCAATCCCGCCCGGAGCTGGGGTACCGGCTTCTGGAACGGCTTGCCGACGAGGTGTCCGAGTACGGCGTCGTCGAGTCGCGGCCGCGCCAGGACGGGCGCAACATGACCATGGTCTTCGGGCCGGTTCGAAACAAGAAAAAGAAGTAA
- the uvrA gene encoding excinuclease ABC subunit UvrA — translation MADRLVVRGAREHNLKGVDVDVPRDALVVFSGLSGSGKSSLAFDTIFAEGQRRYIESLSSYARMFLGQMDKPDVDFIEGLSPAVSIDQKSTNRNPRSTVGTITEVYDYLRLLYARAGTPHCPVCDEKISRQTPQQIVDRILSRPERAKFQVLAPVVRTRKGEFVDLFEDLAAQGFARVRVDGELHQLSQPPKLKKQIKHDIDVVVDRLQVKESQKQRLTDSVETALRLADGLVVAEFVDDESLTERFSENLACPNGHRIDVEELEPRAFSFNSPYGACPACDGLGTKLEVDEELLIPDPDAPVVHSVQPWNSSPNKSYFYKLIEGLAGALGFDPKTPFSQLSKAHQRALIDGSDAEVSVRYKNRFGRMRSWTAPFEGVKGYLNRKLEQAESEHQKERFLAYTRQVACPTCQGARLRPEILAVRLAASDGSERSIAGLTELSIENASAFLDSLVLGHRERAIAGAVLKEIQARLHFLLDVGLSYLTLDRAAGSLSGGEAQRIRLATQIGSGLAGVLYVLDEPSIGLHQRDNQRLIATLNNLKALGNTLIVVEHDEDTIRAADWIVDVGPRAGEYGGEIVYQGEPQGIVDCPESLTGAYLSGRKQIAVPDHRRSIDPERKLRVVGARENNLKGIDVEFPIGLFTCVTGVSGSGKSTMVNEILAKTLANELNRARQVPGRARRVEGVDLLDKLVQVDQSPIGRTPRSNPATYTGVFDKIRTIFAETPEAKVRGYKAGRFSFNVKGGRCEACRGDGTIKIEMNFLPDVYVPCEVCHGARYNRETLEVTYKGKNIAEVLDMPISEAATFFESITSIARYLDTLVDVGLGYVRLGQAATTLSGGEAQRVKLASELQKRSNGRTIYILDEPTTGLHFEDIRKLLLVIQELVDKGNTVLVIEHNLDVIKSADWIVDMGPEGGDGGGRVVAQGTPEDVAEVPGSYTGQFLAQVLG, via the coding sequence TTGGCCGATCGGCTAGTAGTGCGCGGGGCGCGGGAGCACAACCTGAAGGGCGTTGACGTGGACGTCCCGCGCGACGCGCTGGTGGTCTTCAGCGGGCTGTCCGGATCCGGGAAGTCCTCGCTGGCCTTCGACACGATTTTCGCGGAAGGGCAGCGCCGGTACATCGAATCGCTGTCGAGCTACGCACGCATGTTCTTAGGCCAGATGGACAAGCCGGACGTGGACTTCATCGAAGGCCTCTCGCCGGCGGTGTCGATCGACCAGAAGTCGACCAACCGCAACCCGCGTTCGACGGTGGGCACCATCACCGAGGTCTACGACTACCTGCGTCTGCTGTACGCCCGGGCCGGCACGCCGCACTGCCCGGTGTGCGATGAAAAGATCTCGCGGCAGACCCCGCAGCAGATCGTCGACCGCATCCTCTCGCGCCCGGAGCGGGCGAAGTTCCAGGTGCTCGCCCCCGTGGTGCGCACCCGAAAGGGCGAATTTGTGGATCTCTTCGAGGACCTGGCCGCCCAGGGCTTCGCGCGTGTGCGCGTCGACGGCGAGCTCCACCAGCTATCGCAGCCGCCGAAGCTGAAAAAGCAGATCAAGCATGACATCGACGTGGTGGTCGATCGCCTCCAGGTCAAAGAGAGCCAGAAGCAGCGGCTGACCGATTCGGTAGAGACCGCCCTGCGGCTAGCCGACGGCCTGGTGGTCGCAGAATTTGTCGACGACGAATCGCTCACCGAGAGGTTCTCCGAGAACCTCGCCTGCCCCAACGGGCACCGCATAGACGTCGAGGAGCTCGAGCCGCGCGCGTTCTCCTTCAACAGCCCCTACGGCGCGTGCCCGGCCTGCGACGGCCTGGGCACCAAGCTCGAGGTGGACGAGGAGCTGCTCATCCCGGACCCGGACGCGCCGGTAGTCCACAGCGTGCAGCCGTGGAATTCCAGCCCGAACAAGTCCTACTTTTACAAGCTCATCGAGGGCCTGGCCGGGGCGCTCGGCTTCGACCCCAAGACCCCGTTCAGTCAGCTCAGCAAGGCCCATCAGCGCGCGCTTATCGACGGCAGCGACGCGGAGGTCTCCGTGCGCTACAAGAACCGCTTCGGGCGCATGCGCAGCTGGACCGCGCCGTTTGAGGGCGTGAAGGGTTACCTCAACCGCAAGCTCGAGCAGGCCGAAAGTGAGCACCAGAAGGAGCGTTTTTTGGCCTACACGCGCCAGGTCGCCTGCCCGACCTGCCAGGGGGCCCGGTTGCGCCCAGAGATCCTCGCGGTGCGGCTGGCTGCCTCCGACGGCTCCGAGCGCTCGATCGCTGGGCTGACCGAACTGTCTATCGAAAATGCTTCGGCGTTCCTCGATTCCCTGGTGCTGGGCCACCGGGAGCGGGCGATCGCCGGGGCGGTGCTCAAAGAGATCCAGGCGCGTCTGCACTTCCTCCTTGATGTGGGCTTAAGCTACCTCACCCTGGACCGCGCCGCCGGCTCGCTCTCCGGCGGCGAGGCCCAGCGCATCCGGCTGGCCACTCAGATCGGCTCCGGGCTCGCCGGCGTGCTCTACGTCCTCGACGAACCCTCGATCGGGCTGCACCAGCGCGACAACCAGCGGCTGATTGCCACCCTGAACAACCTCAAGGCCCTGGGCAACACGCTGATCGTGGTCGAGCACGACGAGGACACGATCCGTGCCGCGGACTGGATCGTGGACGTCGGCCCGCGCGCCGGCGAGTACGGCGGTGAGATCGTCTACCAGGGTGAGCCACAGGGTATCGTGGACTGCCCAGAGTCGCTGACCGGGGCCTACCTGTCTGGGCGCAAGCAGATTGCTGTGCCCGATCATCGCCGCAGCATCGACCCGGAGCGCAAGCTGCGGGTGGTCGGCGCGCGCGAGAACAACCTCAAGGGCATCGACGTCGAGTTTCCCATCGGTCTGTTTACCTGTGTGACCGGGGTCTCGGGATCGGGCAAATCCACCATGGTCAATGAGATCCTGGCCAAGACGCTGGCCAACGAGCTCAATCGGGCCCGCCAGGTACCGGGCAGGGCGCGTCGCGTCGAAGGCGTGGACCTCTTGGACAAGCTCGTGCAGGTGGACCAGTCTCCGATCGGGCGCACGCCGCGCTCTAATCCGGCGACGTACACAGGCGTCTTTGACAAGATCCGCACGATTTTTGCCGAGACCCCGGAGGCAAAGGTGCGCGGGTACAAGGCCGGGCGCTTCTCCTTCAACGTCAAAGGCGGCCGCTGCGAGGCTTGCCGCGGCGACGGCACCATCAAAATCGAGATGAACTTCCTGCCGGACGTCTACGTGCCCTGCGAGGTCTGCCACGGCGCCCGCTACAACCGCGAGACCCTCGAAGTGACGTACAAGGGCAAGAACATCGCCGAAGTGCTCGACATGCCGATCTCTGAGGCCGCGACATTCTTCGAGTCCATCACCTCGATTGCGCGGTACCTAGACACGCTTGTCGATGTCGGCTTGGGCTATGTGCGCCTCGGGCAGGCGGCGACCACGCTGTCTGGCGGCGAGGCCCAGCGCGTCAAGCTCGCCTCCGAGCTGCAGAAGCGCTCTAACGGGCGCACCATCTACATCCTGGACGAGCCCACCACCGGGTTGCACTTCGAGGACATCCGCAAGCTGTTGCTGGTGATCCAAGAGCTCGTGGACAAGGGGAACACGGTCCTGGTCATCGAGCACAACCTTGACGTGATCAAGTCCGCCGACTGGATTGTGGATATGGGCCCGGAAGGCGGCGACGGCGGCGGGCGCGTGGTCGCTCAGGGCACGCCGGAAGATGTGGCCGAAGTTCCCGGATCCTATACGGGCCAGTTCCTGGCGCAGGTGCTCGGCTAG
- a CDS encoding DoxX family protein, whose protein sequence is MIRKLARPMLASVYVVDGVDTLVNTEAHIESAESVINRTRSLLPRKYARKVPEDPELVARTIGGAKVAAGSLLALGKLPRLAATTLAVTAVPTLVGRYAFWETQDEQEKRERRSGFLTRLALLGGLAITSVDTEGKPGVAWRAKDGAQRANKKVQAVLPSRQETENFADQASNWFQDKAEAVQDYVEDNKDDWLDAAKEGAEKVQETAADWAGKAQDFFEDNYEDWLESARENTETAKKGVVKAAGKAQDRYQDALDTATKKAEKKANSRGAKKAKKKAEKLGKRAEKAIEKAQKKLG, encoded by the coding sequence ATGATCCGTAAGCTCGCCCGCCCGATGCTCGCCTCGGTGTATGTTGTCGACGGCGTCGACACGCTGGTTAATACTGAGGCCCACATCGAAAGCGCTGAGTCTGTGATCAACCGGACGCGTTCGCTTCTGCCGCGCAAGTACGCCCGCAAGGTCCCGGAGGACCCGGAGCTGGTTGCCCGCACCATCGGCGGCGCCAAGGTGGCCGCCGGCTCGCTCCTTGCGCTGGGCAAGCTTCCCCGGCTCGCCGCCACCACCCTTGCGGTGACCGCGGTGCCGACGCTAGTGGGCCGCTACGCGTTCTGGGAGACCCAGGACGAGCAGGAGAAGCGCGAGCGCCGCTCCGGCTTTTTGACCCGCCTCGCGCTCCTCGGCGGGCTCGCGATCACCTCGGTGGATACGGAAGGCAAGCCCGGCGTCGCCTGGCGGGCCAAGGACGGCGCCCAGCGCGCCAACAAGAAGGTCCAGGCCGTGCTCCCCTCCCGGCAGGAGACCGAGAACTTTGCCGATCAAGCCTCGAACTGGTTCCAGGACAAAGCCGAGGCCGTCCAGGACTACGTCGAGGACAACAAGGACGATTGGCTCGACGCCGCCAAGGAGGGCGCCGAGAAGGTCCAGGAGACCGCCGCGGACTGGGCCGGTAAGGCACAGGACTTCTTCGAAGACAACTACGAGGACTGGCTCGAGTCCGCTCGCGAGAACACCGAGACCGCGAAGAAGGGCGTAGTCAAGGCCGCGGGCAAGGCCCAGGACCGGTACCAAGACGCCCTCGATACCGCCACGAAGAAGGCGGAGAAGAAGGCCAATAGCCGGGGCGCGAAGAAGGCTAAGAAGAAGGCTGAGAAGCTGGGCAAGCGCGCCGAGAAGGCCATCGAGAAGGCACAGAAGAAGCTCGGATAG